DNA from Leptospirales bacterium:
GGCTCAGCATCTGCCGGAACTGCGAGTAGCTCAGGTTTACCGGTTTGTTGCTTTGCTCGGGATGATGCGTCATCACGTACATAACGACCAGCAGAACGAGCACGGCAAAGAGCAGGTATTTCAGACTACGATTCATCAAACCTCGGCGCCGGAGAGGCGCGTGCAGGCAATGTAGGCGCCTTTCCCCGTCCCGTCAATGCTAAGAGCCCAATTTGAAAGCCGGCGGCTCAGGGCTCAGACGACGATGCCAAGTTGGCGGCCCTTCTCGATGGCAGCGGAGCGCGCGCGAACTTCCAGCTTGCGGTAGATGCGCTCGACGTGATTTTTCAGGGTGTGCGTCGATATTCCCAGTTTTCGAGCGGCCTCGGCGTAGGTCATTCCAAGGGCCAGAAGCTTGAGGACGCGAGTTTCAGCGGCGGTCAGCGGACTTTCGCCAGCGGCTGCGCCGGCGCCCATGAAGCGGGCCAGTACGGCGCGGGCCAGGCGCGGCGCAATGGGACTGGCGCCCAGATGGACGCTCTGGATTTCAGCCAGCAGCAAATCAAGCGGCGTATCTTTCAGCAGATAGCCATCGGCGCCGGCTTCCAGGGCAAAGAGCAGTCGTTCTTCGTGCTCGAAGGCAGTGAAGATCAGAATTCGCGGTCGTCGATTGGAGCTGCGCTGACGAAGCTGACGAATCACTTCCAGAGCATTGCCGTCTGGCAGTTCAAAATCCAGCAGCAATACGTCGCATTGGAGGACATCGCTGTCCGCCATGCACTGCTGGGCGCTGGAGTAAACGGGACCAAGCAGCAAATCCTCGCTTGCCTGGATCTCGGCGCTGACCGCCTCGCTCATTTGCTGATCGTCTTCAGCGATGGCGACGCGGATCTTACGGCGCACACTGCGGGCCGCTGTGCTCTGCTCGGCTGCCATGACGCATCCTAACTCTTGTGCGGGCCGTCTACAATCGGGAATTTTTCCCCAGGTCGCATTGCCGGCAGCCTGATGTGCAGCAAGACGCCCCGCTCGCGCCGGCTCCAGATACGCAGCCGGGCCCCCAGCTGGGCGGCGCGCTCGCGCAAATGCGCCAGTCCGGCCCCGGCGCGCGCGTCCGGAGCAAATCCGCGACCGTTGTCTGCAATCTGAAGATACGGTCGTCCGCGGCTATCGGCCCCCAGTAGAACGCCGACGCGGCTGGCTTCTGCGTGGCGCAGTACGTTGGCAATGGCTTCATAAAAGATACGCTGCAGATGAAAAGCCTGGCGCAACTCGAGGGCAACGGGCGCAATTTGGGACCGTGTTTCGATGCCGGCGGCCTCTTTCAATTCGGCCAGCCGTTGCTCCATTTCGGACGGAAGCTTTTGCGGAAGATCGGCCTCGGCGGCGTTGAGATGCACCAGGTCGCGAAGCCGGCGCAAGGCGCGGGCAATCTGTCGGTGCAAACGTTGCGAGCGTTGCTCCGGGCTGGCGGCGGCTTCGCGTAACATCAGCGAAAGATCGGAACCGATCACATCATGCAGCTCGCGATTGATGCTGTCGCGCTCCTGTTGCAGCTGGCGCTGAAACTCGGCTTTTTCATGCTGACGCCGCAGCTCCATCTGACGGTAGCGATCGCCCAGGGCAAAGGAAAGCAGCAGGATTTCGATCGTGCAGGCCGCCGGCATGCCGCTATAAAGGACGAAGTCAGTAAAGAACAAGGACGAGCTGACTGTGACAACGCGCGTAATTCCAAACAGCGTCATATAGGACAGCGTCGTCGCAAAGGCCAGAACGAAGAAGCGTCCAGCGCGATAGCCGCGTCGCAGCGCCAGCGCGCCGGCAATCAGAGCAAGCATTGAACCTGGCAGCAGCATCGCCGCGCCAAGTGCATTGGCATTGCGCGGACCAAGCAATGCTGCCAGCGGGGCCAGCACAACCAGCGCCGCTGCGCCGTATTGAAACAGGGCCGCCAGGCGCGACCCTGTCGAATGCAGGGGCAGGAAGCTGGCGCTGAATTTCCAGAGCGCCGCCAGCATCAAGAGGGTCAGCGGTCCAGGCAGCGCCAGTTCAAGGCCCGGATGCTGCTGCAATCCAAACTCCAGTAGAAATCCGCCAATGGTCATTTGCAGCAAAACAAAAAATGCAGCATAGGCGGCGTAGTAGAGGTAGCTGCGGTCGCGAACGGAAAAGAAGAGAAAGAGATTGTATAGCGCCATGATCCATTGCGCCCCGAGGAAGAGTCCGCCGAAATACAGCTCGCCGCGGTCTCGTTCCACCAGCTGTCGACAGGAGCTCAAGCGAAGGTGCGGCTTGATCGGCGACTGACTGGAGATATGCAACAAGGCCAGTCCCCGGGTTGCAGGCAGAAGACGAAAGGCGTGAGGACGAATGTGCAGATCGTCGCCAGCCCTGGCCAGGGCGCCGCCATGGGATTCGCTCAGAATCTGCGCCCCGTCGCGCTGCTGCACGTCGATATGACTGAGCCGCTGGGCGAGGGCTGCCAGGCAGGTATCGCCGCTGGCATCGCTGCTGGCGTAGGGCAATGCAAAGTAAAAATGTCGTGAGCTGAAACCGCGATGCAGCATCGCTTCAGTGAGGCGACGACCATTGCCATTGCTATAACTGGCAAACAGTTGATCAAAGCCAAGCAGTTGGACGCTGGAGGGAAGCTCAATCAAGTAGGGCTCCAGCGGCAGAGCCTCAGAGGGCGCTGCGTCAAGTTGCAGCAACGGCGCCTGGTCTTTTGGCAACGGCCGCGACGCTGCCTCACATTTCAGGACGAAGGCCGCAAGGGCAATGAATGGCAGAAGAGTCGAAGCAAGGCGGCGCATGGGTCAGAGCTGCGGCACTGTGCTGGCAAGGATTGGCTGGACCGTCCTCTTCGCAAGAGCTTCGTTGCAATTTCAAGGCTTCCTGGCGGGGGAGTGGGGAATTATGGCCCCTTGACAGGCATGTGGAAATAGTCCAGCGTGTAGTGCCGATGAATGGGATCAGGACTTTGCTGCTTGGGCTGCTGGCGACCATTGCAGCTCTGCCGCAATTGCAATGCCAGCGCGCCGATTGCCGTCTGACCGACGCAGGATGCAATCCGCTAACAGCTTTGCTGGTCTGGCAGCCGCGCCCTCGATTCCTGTATGTGGCCGCCTCCAATTCGATTCTACAGTTTGCATTCGACGCCAGCGGCGCCTTAAGTCTGGCCGGCAGCCTCAGCTTGAACGCAACGCCCTCGGCCATGGCGGCAAGCAAGGGCGGGGGCCTCGTTGCCGCCGTTGCGGGCCAGACACTGCACTTGATCGCTCTGGACCCATTGCGGGGAGCGATGAGCTTAGGCTACAGCTTCGATTTAGGATCAACATCCTTTGCACTGCGCTTTTCGCCGGATGATCGCTTCCTTTACGTAGCGGAGAGCGTGAGCAATACTCTGGACGTGTTCAGGGTGGAGGGCGGCGCAGCACAACGCATTGCCCAGGTTGCCACAGACCTGGGTCCCTATGGCGTGCTTCTGGATTCAAGCGGCCGTGATCTGTATCTATCGCAATACGATGCGGCCAGCGTACGCCACTTCCGGGTGGATGCCAGTAGCGGACTTTTGACCCAGGTTTTGCCAGATTGGACCCTGGGCAGCGATACCAGTTTGCTGCTGCTTTCGCCTGACGAATCCTATCTTTACGCGCTCAATTCCACATTCATCAGCGTTGGTCTGCTGGCGCGCGATGCGCAAACAGGTAATCTGACTGATCAAGGCGCATTTACTTATACGCACTCCGACGTCTCGGACATGAAGATCTCCGCGGACGGCGCCTGGATCTATTTTCTGGACCGCGGCGACAATCTGCTCTATCGCTGCGCACGCAATTCACAAAATGGAACCATCGGTGCGCAACAGGATTCGACGGCCGTGCCAACCAATCCACAGGCGCTGGTTCTACTCAGCGAACGAGGCATGCTCTATACCGCCTCGGGCACAGCATCGCTGGTCGAGTCGCGGGCGCTCTATACGGGCGACGGCAGTATTGGCCCCGCGATCCAACAGTTGGCCGCGCCTTCGGCGACTGCGCTGGAGCTGGTTGTTTACTGATACATTGATTCCATTTGAGGCCGGCGCCGGACAGCACCGACGACAAGAACTACCAGAGCTGGCGCAGACCCGCTCGTTCGTACCGCTTCATCTCCTGATCTCTGGACAACAGACGGCGCCTGTCCTAGATACAATGCCAGATGATCATTCGATCAAATGGATCGCGGTGTTTTGTCTTCACCAGACGGTGGTAGGAACTCAGCACATCAGCATCGAGGCCCAGGATCTCGAATCCGGATTTGTTTGCGGCTTCCGGAATGTCCTCCGGCTCGGCGCCTTTCAACTCCAACTTGCCCAGTGCGTATTTCAGAGAGATTTCCCAGAAAGTTGCTGCTGATACGTAGACGCCGATTGCTCTGTCCCCAATGATCTCTTTGACGCCTTGGGACAGTGCATCCGGCTTAAATAATGCCCACAGTAGCGTATGCGTATCGACGACGTAGGTCATCCGAGCATCTCTTGATCGGTCATCTTGAAATCCGCACGCAGCTTGAACGTCGCGACTTACCGTAGCAGACGGCTACTTCCTCGCCCTTCTGAATCGATGCCAGGACCTCGGAGAACTTGGCCTTGAACTCGGCCACCGTCATGTTTTCATAACAACATGCAACGGTTTACCCGTCATAGTATCGGTAGTATTTTGGAGCGACGGGGGGAGCAGCCTGGCAAGAGCTTCGTTGCAATTTCCAGGCTTCCCAGCGGGGGAGTGGGGAATAATGGCCCATTGACAGCTGGCTGGAATCATGCACTCTCTAAGACGAATGTTCCCGGCCCGGTCCAGGTTACTTGCAGCTCTGGTATCGCTACTTTGTGGGGCGCAGTGCGTAGAATACGAGTGTCGCCCCACCGACGGGGCCTGCAGTCCGCTGGCTTTCCTGGCGGTCTACGCGCAACGTTTGCCGCGTTACGTCTACGTTGCCGGGATTACGACTCCGACGGAGGTAGTAGCCTACGCCGTCGATGCAGCAAGCGGCTCGCTAACTTCAAGAAAAGTCGTTGCCGCTACCGGCGACAGTTATCGTGCCATTGCCATACATCCATCCGGCGGCCTGCTATTTCTGGCGATTCAGGGAAGCGGTCAAATTGAGAGCTATCGCATCGACCGCAGCACCGGCGCTCTGAGCCTGCTCAGCACAATTGTAGCCGATACTGGCCTTGAGGACATCATTCTCAGTCCCGATGGACGGCGCCTCTACGCATTGACAATCAGCGCCGGCGAGGTAATCAGCTTTGTTGTGAATGAAGCCAGCGGCGAATTGCAGGCCGTTCTGCCGACGGAAGTAGTTGGAATCGATTCGCATCGCCTGGCAATTGATTCCAGCGGCGCATTGCTGGTTACCGCCGATCATGGCTCGAATCAAGTCGATTCATTTCCAATTGATGCTGCTTCGGGCCGCGCATCGTCGCTGGCAACGCTGGAGTTTTCGCTTGCGGTTCGCAACACGCTGCGCTTTCATCATAGCCGACCTGTGCTCTACATGGCCGATAGCTCTGGCGCATACACTGGCGTCGTAGATACTGCCGCGCCGACCATGGCGCTTGTAGGGACGGCGTCCGCCGGCAGTCAGTCCTCCGATGTTTTTCCCGCTCATTCCGGCCGATTTGCGCTGGTCAGCGATTCCATGGACGGTCTGGTTTACCAGTACGCAATATCTGCCGTCGATCAAAGCCTGCAGTCCAACGGCAATATAGCCGCCGGATCGGGCGCGGCAGGAGCAGGTCCCATTCGCATCGCCATCGATGAAAGCGACCGGCTGGTCTATGTGGCTAACGCTACCGATGGGACGCTGCTGGCTTACCGCGTACAGACCGCGAGCGGAATCTTACAGCAAAGCGGAGTATACGCAGCGACGCCGGCGGCCGGCGTTGTCGCCATCGCCCATTTCTAGAACTTAAACTTCTCCACCACTTCTTCAATCTCGCCGTGTGTGATGGAGCGGATGGCCGCCTCGGCGTCGTTGATGATTGTGATCAGCTGAAGATTTTCCAGCGGCTCAAACTCCTGCATTACGTACTTGGTTCGCACGGTGCCATTTGTCGCCGGGCCCTGAATGCCCACGCGCACGCGGATGAACTCCGGAGATTTCAGATTGATGCGCAGATTTTCGACGGCCGGGTGGGCGTAGTCCTCGCCGCCCTTTTCCACGACCAGACGGCCAAGGTTCAAACTGAAGTCGTCGAGGATTACGATGATATCGTCGGGTTTGATCCGCAGAAAGGATGCAATGTACAGCGCCGCTTCGCCGGACAATTCGGAGAAAGTTTGCGGCTTGAGCAGAACGACTTCCTCGCCCTCAAAGTCTCCGCGTCCAATCAGCGACTTCTTCTTCTTGGTTCGGATGTCGATGTTGTTGTTGTTGGCAATTACATCCAGGATTTTGAAGCCGATATTCGCCCGGTAGTTGACGAACTTCTCTCCTGGATTGCCGAGTCCGATGATAAGTTTCATAGGGCCCGCCCCGCTATCAAGTTTCGGCAACCTGCCCCCCTGAAATTCAGGGGCCGGCGGCCGGGCGGGGCGCCAGGCCCCGCACTCATCCCCGCGCCGCACCAGGCGCAACGGGGATCGATCCTGAGCCTCAGCTCTTTGCCGCCGCTCCGGCTTCCGGCGAATCCGCCGTTGCCGTGCGACCCTGTGCAACCTTGACCACAATCGGATTGCCTTCCAGCAGCAACTCCCAGCTGGACGGCGCGCCCAGATCGCGGAGGTGCACGGACTGAGCGACATCCAGCTCGGTGACATCGACCGTGATGACATCGACAAAAGTTTCCGGCGTGGCGCGCACCTTGATCTTGTTGATGTACTGTTCCAGCGCTCCGCCGGCCTTCACGCCCTTGGACTGGCCGGTCAGTTCGACGGCCACCGTCAGCAGAACCTTTTTGCCATTGACTACTTTCAAAAAGTCGATGTGCAGGATTTGATTGCTGACCGGATCGCGCTGGATTTCCTTTACGATGACGCGTTCCTTCTGGCCGTTGGCGTTGAGTTCGATCAGCGAACTCTGACGCAATCCGCTCTGGATCAAGCGCGAGAATTCGCGATCGTTGATGCTCAAGAGCGTACTCTTGCCGCCATCCAGCAGATTGCAGGGGATCAGACCCTCGCGACGAAGCCTGCCGGCCTCGTTTTTGCCGAATTCTTTGCGGACTTCGGCGTTCAGATTGTAGTGGCTCATCTCTATACTCCCAAATATATAAGAACTTCGGTCTCTCTGCGACTGCAAAATTGCTCTTCTATAGAAAGAGCGAACTCACTGATTCCTCGTTGTGGATGCGCCGGATTGCTTCGCCGACCAGTCTGGCCACGGATAGCGTGGTTATCTTATCGATACGCCGCTCCGCAGGCAGCTGGATGGAATTGGTCAAGACGACCTCGTCCAGCGCCGAGTCGCGCAAGCGTTCCAGCGCCGGTCCGCTGAGCACCGCATGCGTAGCACAGGCGATGACGGAGCGCGCTCCGTTTTCCTTCAGCGCAGCAGCGGCCTTGGCAATCGTCCCCGCCGTGTCGATCATGTCGTCGTAGAGAATACAGGTGCGATCCTTCACGTCGCCGATCACGTTCATCACTTCGGCGACATTGGCGCGCGGCCGCCGCTTATCAATGATCGCCAGGCCGGCGTTGATCTGACGGGCCAGGAAGCGCGCACGTTCAACGCCGCCGGAGTCCGGCGAAACAACTACCGCATCGCTGAGCTGTTTTTCCTTCAGATAATTTACAAACACGGGCGCTGCGTAAAGGTGATCGACTGGAACGCGAAAGAAACCCTGGATCTGGTCAGCGTGCAGGTCCATACACAGCAAGCGGTGCGGCGCCATCTTCTCGATCAGGTCCGCCACCACTCGCGCCGATATCGGCACGCGCGGCTCGCTCTTGCGGTCCTGACGACCGTAGCCGTAGTAAGGAATGACCGGAGTGATGCGAGCGGCGGAGGCGCGCCGCAGGGCGTCGATCATCAGCAGCAGTTCCATTACATGATCGTTGGCCGGCGCCGAGGTCGGTTGAATCAGAAAGACATCGCGGCCGCGGACGTTTTCGTCCAGTTTCACCGAGATTTCGCCGTCGGAAAAGCGGCGCACCACGGCGCGACCCAGCGGAATCGAAAGGTAGGCGCAGATCTCTTCCGCCAGCGGTTGGTTGGCGGCGCCTGAAAAAATCAGCATTTCGTAGGCCATCGTCGTCTTGCTCTCCGTCATCCAGCGCGGGCGGCCAGCCTGCTTTCCAGCGCGGCCAGCTCCTCTGGCGAATTCACGCCCTGGGCCTCGGAGCTGTCTTCCAGTTGCAATGCCCCGACTTTCTGACCCTGCTGGCGCGCCACGGCAATGGCGTCCGGAAGGTAATACTCGTTTTGTGCATTGCTTTTGCCGATTTGTTGGATCAGATCAAAGATCGCGGGCGCATTGAAAACATAAACGCCAGTGTTCACTTCGCGAATGCGGCGAATTTCCTCGCTGGCATCCTTTTCTTCAACGTTTCTCAACAATGCGCCCTTGCTATCGCGAACGATTCGTCCGTAGCCAGCGGGGTTATCCAGCTGTGCGGAAAGCGCGCTCACGGCGTTGCCCTCGCGGCGATGAAAATCAAGCAGGGCCTGAAAGCTTTGCGGCCGGATCATCGGCATGTCGCCGGCCGTGCAGAGCGTTGGACCCTGAAAGGTCTGCAGCGCTTCGCGAGCGCAGAGAAAGGCATGGCCGGTGCCATGCTGCTCGGCCTGCACCGCAAAATCCAGCTGCAGGCCGGCATTCAACTTGGCGAGGGCGCGGACTTCTTCCTGGCGATAACCGACAATGATTACCTGGCGGCCTACGCCTGCTGCCGCCAGATTGCTGATGACGTGATTGATCAGCGCTCGACCGCCAAGCACAGCGGCCACCTTGGGATGTTCGGAGCGCATCCGCGTACCCTTGCCGGCAGCCAGCACCACAGCGGCGGGTAATTGTTCGACCTGATTCATTAGTTGCAGTCTTACAATATCTGCTGGGACGGGAGGATTCGAACCTCCGTATGGCTGGACCAAAACCAGCTGCCTTACCGCTTGGCGACGTCCCAATTCTGGTTTTGCGGCGCTAGCGCCGCCCGGTCCGCTCATCCGTCGCCCCCAGAATCTGGAAGGAACGAAGGAACGCCTCCGGCAGTTGTGATTGCAGGCGAGTGAGCATTGTATTGCACTCCGCGGCGTCAGTCGCCAGGCCAAAGAGCGCGGCGCCCGAACCGCTGAGCGATGCGTATGCGGCCCCACAATCAAAAAGAGCGGCCTTGAGCCGCTCCAGATCAGGTCGCATAGCAAATACGGCCGCTTCAAAGTCGTTCTTGAGTTCGCTCAATGCGGACCAATCAGACTGTGCCAGCGATGCGCGCACGCTTGCAGTCAACGCTGACAACGATTCGGGAGGAGGGTCTGGCCGTAAAGCTCTTTTGAGAGCGGCATACGCGGCGGCGGTCGGCGACGGAGCGCCGCTGTAGATCAACACTCCGTGGCCCGGTCCCACAACCAACGGCTTGATTATGTCTCCTATTCCGCTTACTTCCGCCGGCCGGGGGTCCAGAAAGAAGGGGACATCTGCGCCCAGTTCGCCGGCCACGCTGCGCAGGGCATCGATGGGAAGCCCAAATTGCGCTGCAAGCAAGCGCAAGAGCGCTCCGGCGTCGGCGCTGCCGCCGCCAAGGCCGGCGCCGGTAGGACAGCGTTTCCTCAGGCGGACTTCCAGTCGCGGACGCTCCATTGTCGCCGTGGCCTGCAGCGTTTGCCAGACCAGGTTGCGTTCCATTCCGGCGCCGCTGCTGACGGCGGAATAATCGGCATCATAAGGAGGCGGCAATTCGTTGATGCTGACAAAGCGGTCTTCGGCGGCCTCTTCGATCAAGAGCTCATCGCCAAAGGAGATCGGTAGAAAGATGCTGTTGATGTAGTGATAGCCGTCGCTGGCGCGCCGATGGCGCACCTCAAGGCCCAGATTGACTTTTGCAGGGCAGAGCAAGGCCGCGCTTTAGCCTTACTTGCTGAGTTTCTTTTCTACAAAGAGGGCGTGCTTACGGGCGCGGGGGTCGTATTTTTTGACTTCCAGCTTGCCTTGTTGCTTCTTCTTGTTCTTGGAGAAGACGTAGAAGTATCCGGTTCCGGCCGTCGATTCCAGCTTGAATGCTTCGCGCATTTGGCCAAAAAGCGTCTGGCACGCCCCCTGTCGAGGCGGAAAATGGCGCCTGCAGGCTTCGCTTGCCCGGTGACAATGAGCTTCTATCTGGCTGTTAAGTATCTGAGTACGGCGGCGATCGTGGTCGTCGTATCGGAAGTTGCGCGCCGCTCGGACCGGGCCGGGGCCTTGATTGCATCGCTTCCCCTGGTCACAGTTCTGACGCTGCTCTGGCTGCACTTTGAAAAACAAAGCGCCGGGAAAATCCAGAACCACGCCTACTATACTTTTTGGTACGTGCTGCCAACGCTGCCGATGTTCTTGGCCTTTCCAACTCTGGCATCGCGCCTTGGATTCTGGGGGGCCCTTGCCGGCGGCGCTCTATTGACGATCGTTTGCTTCCTGCTGCTTGCCCTTGTGCTGCGGCGCTTCGGCCTTGAACTTTATTGAAGGCCGAAGTCCGTGAATCGCGCCTCAACCGCGCTTCATGCGAATGGCGCCGGCCAGCATCAACGACAGTGCAAGGGCCAAACCAAGCACGCCTGGCAGTCCAAGCGGCGGAAAATCGGACGGCGCTCCGGCTGCGCCTTTCATGGCCAGAGCCAGCGGCAGGATCAGCGAACAAATCGCCGACCACGAGACCACTTGCTTGAGCGTCCGGGAAAGCTCGACGCGGTCCACCCACAGCGCAATCAGCATATTGAAAATGGCCAGCGGCATGCCGTGCGAATGGCCTTCGCGCAAATAGAAACGTACCAGCGAAAGTACGTGGTCGTTGCCGCGCACGGCAAATGCGTCAAAGGTAAAGGCCAGGGCCAGGCCGCCAAACATGGCCAGCAACATGGCTACAATTCCGGCTATCAGATTCTTTTTTCCTGTGTCGATCATCTCTTGCTCCTTATCCCTCTGTGGGAAACTGCAATGCGCGGCCGGTTTCCAGCCACGTTTTCAAATTGCTGAGGAAACGCGGCCATCCTTGCGATGTACCCTGAAAGGTTGCGGTCTCAGCGTCAAAGTCGTCGTGGATCACAGTCAGCTTCATCAGCTCGCCCTGTGATTCCAGTTCATAGCTTACGCGCGATTCGCGATCGGCGGCGGCCGCCGGTTCGCAAAGCAGTTTGAAGCTATAACTGATTCGTTTTGGCGGCTGAAATTCTATCACCCGGCCGCCCACCAGATTCACCGGCTGGCCATCTTCGCTTACCCGCGTGTAGTGCAGCTCGGCGCCGACGCGCGGCTCAAAGCGCAGGCTCATGCCGCCAAACCACTCCGGCGTAAGCTCCGCCTGTACCAGCGCATCCCACAGGGCCTGCTCGGTAGTGCGAATGTAGACGGTATAGACCTGTCGCACAGCAACGTTCATATTCTTTTCCTCCAGCGAGTATTTCAATCGAGTCAGCGAACGCGACCAGTGGCGACTGTAGCGCGTGATCCAGCGGTCCTGAATCATCTGAATTGGAATGGAATTCAGATACAGTCGGTTGTAGCGTCCTTCCTTACGGGTCTGCAACAGATTGGCCTCTTCCAGCAATCGCAGATGTTTCATCACCGCGAAGCGACTGAAGGCAAACTGTTCGGCCACCTCGCCCACGCTCAGACCCGGCGCATCTCGAAGCAGGTCAAGGATGCGCCGACGGCTGGCGTCAGCCAGGGCCCGGAAGACCCGATGGAGCTCGTCATCTGACATGTTACCAAAAAGTCACTAAATATTTTAAATAAAATCAGGTCAAGCGCTAAGCGCCGGCGGCCCGGAATCTGGGCCGGGGGGCGATTTGAGATCGGGGGAGGCGGCTGCCGGCCTTTCAGGCGCCGCCGGCCAGCAACTGAACGGCGTTGGACAGCTCCGCCGCCTGTTCTCGGTTGCCGTCCATGATATTGCGCATTTGCAGCGACGCGGCGACCAGCCTCTGTGACATGTCGGCCAGGGTCTGGACGGCCTCGGCGATATGTCGTACGGTCGCCGCCTGTTCCGACAGCGAGGACAGGGTGCCGCGCACCTCGTCGGTCATGCTGCCAATTTCGCCCAGGCTGTTGGCGTAGGCCTGGATCTGGGAATCCATCGAGCGGCCAATGCTGCCCAGCCGATCGGCCACGGCGTTGATCTTGTCCACCAGCGCGCGGATCACTTCGACGCCTGCTGATACGCTCTTGCGACCGCCCTGGACCTCGACGCTGTTGTGATCGATCAGGGAATTGATTTCGTCGACGCTGCTTGCCGTCCGCTCCGCGAGTCGCGCAATTTCCTGGGCGACTACGGAAAAGCCGCGTCCGTATTCGCCGGCGCGCGCCGCTTCGATCGACGCGTTCAGGCTGAGCAGATTGACGCGATCGGCAATTTCATTGATGACGGAGACTATGGTGCGCACTTTGCGAGAATTGGCGTCAATCGCCTCCATTGATCCAATGATCAGGTCCAGCGCCGAGCCTGCGCGCTGTGCATGCTCCTGGGCGATCGCCGCCAGCTGAGAAGCCGCTGTCATTTCCAGATTCAAGTGCCGTCCGGAATCGAGCAGAACGCCGTGGCGATCCTGAATACTGGCCAATTCGCCCTTTTGCTTGCGCGCGATGGCCGATAGGCTGTCCATGCCGGCGCCGATTTCCTCAAAACTTGCCGAGATTTCTTCGATGCAAGCAGATTGATCATGCGCCACCGTCGACACCGTCTGCGATGCGCTCAAGATCTCGTCCGAGGAGCGCACAATCGATTGCCCGATCTCGCCGGCCTGCGCCGCCGTCCGCGCCCCGCGTGAACGAAGCTCGATTGAGTACTCCAGCTGCTGGACGAATTGGTTTCGAAACTGCAGCGCGTAGTAGATCAGTACGCTGGTCTCAAATACGACAAAGAAGGCGTGCAGT
Protein-coding regions in this window:
- the pth gene encoding aminoacyl-tRNA hydrolase, coding for MKLIIGLGNPGEKFVNYRANIGFKILDVIANNNNIDIRTKKKKSLIGRGDFEGEEVVLLKPQTFSELSGEAALYIASFLRIKPDDIIVILDDFSLNLGRLVVEKGGEDYAHPAVENLRINLKSPEFIRVRVGIQGPATNGTVRTKYVMQEFEPLENLQLITIINDAEAAIRSITHGEIEEVVEKFKF
- the rpmG gene encoding 50S ribosomal protein L33: MREAFKLESTAGTGYFYVFSKNKKKQQGKLEVKKYDPRARKHALFVEKKLSK
- a CDS encoding DUF3147 family protein; amino-acid sequence: MSFYLAVKYLSTAAIVVVVSEVARRSDRAGALIASLPLVTVLTLLWLHFEKQSAGKIQNHAYYTFWYVLPTLPMFLAFPTLASRLGFWGALAGGALLTIVCFLLLALVLRRFGLELY
- a CDS encoding response regulator transcription factor, encoding MAAEQSTAARSVRRKIRVAIAEDDQQMSEAVSAEIQASEDLLLGPVYSSAQQCMADSDVLQCDVLLLDFELPDGNALEVIRQLRQRSSNRRPRILIFTAFEHEERLLFALEAGADGYLLKDTPLDLLLAEIQSVHLGASPIAPRLARAVLARFMGAGAAAGESPLTAAETRVLKLLALGMTYAEAARKLGISTHTLKNHVERIYRKLEVRARSAAIEKGRQLGIVV
- a CDS encoding lactonase family protein is translated as MHSLRRMFPARSRLLAALVSLLCGAQCVEYECRPTDGACSPLAFLAVYAQRLPRYVYVAGITTPTEVVAYAVDAASGSLTSRKVVAATGDSYRAIAIHPSGGLLFLAIQGSGQIESYRIDRSTGALSLLSTIVADTGLEDIILSPDGRRLYALTISAGEVISFVVNEASGELQAVLPTEVVGIDSHRLAIDSSGALLVTADHGSNQVDSFPIDAASGRASSLATLEFSLAVRNTLRFHHSRPVLYMADSSGAYTGVVDTAAPTMALVGTASAGSQSSDVFPAHSGRFALVSDSMDGLVYQYAISAVDQSLQSNGNIAAGSGAAGAGPIRIAIDESDRLVYVANATDGTLLAYRVQTASGILQQSGVYAATPAAGVVAIAHF
- a CDS encoding lactonase family protein, with the translated sequence MNGIRTLLLGLLATIAALPQLQCQRADCRLTDAGCNPLTALLVWQPRPRFLYVAASNSILQFAFDASGALSLAGSLSLNATPSAMAASKGGGLVAAVAGQTLHLIALDPLRGAMSLGYSFDLGSTSFALRFSPDDRFLYVAESVSNTLDVFRVEGGAAQRIAQVATDLGPYGVLLDSSGRDLYLSQYDAASVRHFRVDASSGLLTQVLPDWTLGSDTSLLLLSPDESYLYALNSTFISVGLLARDAQTGNLTDQGAFTYTHSDVSDMKISADGAWIYFLDRGDNLLYRCARNSQNGTIGAQQDSTAVPTNPQALVLLSERGMLYTASGTASLVESRALYTGDGSIGPAIQQLAAPSATALELVVY
- a CDS encoding type II toxin-antitoxin system VapC family toxin; translated protein: MTYVVDTHTLLWALFKPDALSQGVKEIIGDRAIGVYVSAATFWEISLKYALGKLELKGAEPEDIPEAANKSGFEILGLDADVLSSYHRLVKTKHRDPFDRMIIWHCI
- a CDS encoding ribose-phosphate pyrophosphokinase, with product MAYEMLIFSGAANQPLAEEICAYLSIPLGRAVVRRFSDGEISVKLDENVRGRDVFLIQPTSAPANDHVMELLLMIDALRRASAARITPVIPYYGYGRQDRKSEPRVPISARVVADLIEKMAPHRLLCMDLHADQIQGFFRVPVDHLYAAPVFVNYLKEKQLSDAVVVSPDSGGVERARFLARQINAGLAIIDKRRPRANVAEVMNVIGDVKDRTCILYDDMIDTAGTIAKAAAALKENGARSVIACATHAVLSGPALERLRDSALDEVVLTNSIQLPAERRIDKITTLSVARLVGEAIRRIHNEESVSSLFL
- a CDS encoding 50S ribosomal protein L25, whose protein sequence is MSHYNLNAEVRKEFGKNEAGRLRREGLIPCNLLDGGKSTLLSINDREFSRLIQSGLRQSSLIELNANGQKERVIVKEIQRDPVSNQILHIDFLKVVNGKKVLLTVAVELTGQSKGVKAGGALEQYINKIKVRATPETFVDVITVDVTELDVAQSVHLRDLGAPSSWELLLEGNPIVVKVAQGRTATADSPEAGAAAKS
- a CDS encoding NTP transferase domain-containing protein, coding for MNQVEQLPAAVVLAAGKGTRMRSEHPKVAAVLGGRALINHVISNLAAAGVGRQVIIVGYRQEEVRALAKLNAGLQLDFAVQAEQHGTGHAFLCAREALQTFQGPTLCTAGDMPMIRPQSFQALLDFHRREGNAVSALSAQLDNPAGYGRIVRDSKGALLRNVEEKDASEEIRRIREVNTGVYVFNAPAIFDLIQQIGKSNAQNEYYLPDAIAVARQQGQKVGALQLEDSSEAQGVNSPEELAALESRLAARAG